A window of Acropora muricata isolate sample 2 chromosome 3, ASM3666990v1, whole genome shotgun sequence contains these coding sequences:
- the LOC136912026 gene encoding uncharacterized protein, which translates to MAWTEFTNLGSIFLLVQICCDVTAGGNNAGVKLWNVPNTLEKNGKNIQREINDVEDVIKIDDSSLSRHASRKRNDESLRDINPEYDDESPFHDIVSAPSGLQEELYGQSEGQHAKMSDLHIGDTGRKAFFLVPSPEGGRENGNQGDWFSKQTLEETMGAAGVMEKYEPLRVTDVSRFESPVEQRILSEPVIKVSYRLNQRNDRLHTSPPRYKLRRQGSELSTAYHSNQVRTVSRATNKVVGPGRMKKGRPWLTSGVKTPISSSKAVDITGNVREDTIELASEGIQLQELAQSVLKRLGDQGSKFVSIQLAKHPKLKKIWANIIAGALMRQSIQIAQLNTSTETSNSSDITAHQPRNSTGTSNESKVNNDLPIEVHRGFQDSNSTNGLNPGRTVRQQFTAASQVEYQPKGDLSLSNSHSHSMSSENNIGVKDMQSVKLGTKVETPNLPVNSLTYVNKESLTTSRDDGIQDQIHETKDNETRDAQSEGRNGSRYSLESSAPQTMEGRGPLTTKVVKDLAPNRGNRKEQKQASVNQKGREHFPFKAKVDSGGNNFLQLNQLSGDPEALQDSFDFIDDPYMKQQQLLNEDGKAASYLEHKINNAGQVLPDVFPSYNDTILKADSGEANYVVNSLQDDSTTTTQLAETLAGNNKMINTENLQNSQILSAVLKEDKKIATMGNKNDIQQQQSSNSRAAHVARAKAPHMQINSRTSSPSYDNQLGNAVVKEMENDLQSDMIPNSYWGSSTSDLNNVEGFNEAYDVDNLEPSRILGVQNQNEGDGQTEQLYNEDEAANFFPQYDTTPVPGTEVQAQKKQEIRHRERYLEKRKRIKSLNKNIKSSTRSNAVVSKLKLKRIRKVKNRFRVKIRPKIFQTQPATRDSEITPTSVIFGLTNKDMRELEKHLAHEEHSWDGNLEPGMKAGEVKKRSKNSMERIKNKITALKKNNVFSNRSRHLRIDVQQNRRKGRHFEPSLTFFGIRENKGQARQKRNSTSLEAVSGGLSNRLNQLEVQHLMPETQRSLPEETIKDYFGQRYGNFQGFRKPASELSFDEYSTGSRSFKDSVRRIKGKRGLNDKNKRNEFGKGSIKHGNVGIKNRSHIDELKRYTPGGRQYWSGSNIIHSTTARKPAGKRDLDEFQTEFNDGTFRSPDFERQLSQALMQENKHDLAYVGAINDVDEQGFKTMMGDPNNPRGHPKLISPKNITGSSAENDRLTRLLKSSEDLSMKENQEKLLSFFRNSNRYIKNDNSQTQPANIVGKNDWGTSNIEDNAIRDLATRRKVLASKYKELGNAGTDGQGQLASVLLSVNSGDQRDLKELEKMDEDDEKEAQSLFTPIAGTV; encoded by the exons ATGGCTTGGACGGAATTTACGAATCTTGGATCGATTTTTCTTCTAGTGCAAATCTGTTGCGATGTCACCGCTGGAGGAAACAATGCTG gtgTCAAGCTATGGAACGTCCCAAATACTCTAGAAAAGAATGGTAAAAATATTCAGCGAGAAATTAATGATGTTGAGGATGTGATCAAAATTGACGACTCTTCGTTATCGCGACACGCATCACGTAAGCGTAATGATGAATCCTTGAGAGACATTAATCCTGAGTACGATGACGAAAGTCCTTTCCATGACATTGTCTCAGCGCCCTCAGGACTTCAAGAAGAACTTTATGGCCAATCAGAGGGGCAACATGCTAAGATGTCTGATTTACATATTGGCGACACCGGTCGAAAGGCGTTTTTCTTAGTTCCGAGTCCCGAGGGAGGGCGGGAAAATGGAAATCAAGGTGATTGGTTTTCAAAGCAAACGCTTGAAGAGACGATGGGAGCGGCTGGTGTTATGGAGAAATACGAGCCGCTAAGAGTAACAGATGTCTCAAGATTTGAGTCTCCAGTTGAACAGAGAATATTAAGCGAGCCAGTTATCAAGGTTTCTTACAGACTAAACCAAAGAAACGACCGGTTGCATACTTCACCACCAAGATATAAACTAAGAAGGCAAGGAAGTGAACTTTCTACTGCATATCATTCAAATCAAGTACGAACCGTATCGAGAGCAACAAACAAAGTCGTTGGCCCGGGTCGAATGAAAAAAGGTCGACCCTGGTTGACCTCAGGTGTAAAGACGCCTATTTCAAGTAGTAAGGCCGTGGATATCACTGGAAATGTTCGAGAGGATACAATAGAGTTAGCTAGTGAAGGAATTCAGCTTCAGGAACTAGCACAAAGCGTTTTGAAGCGACTTGGTGATCAAGGATCTAAGTTTGTATCAATACAATTGGCTAAACAtccaaaattaaagaaaatttggGCGAATATTATCGCAGGGGCACTCATGAGACAAAGCATTCAGATTGCTCAGCTTAATACTTCTACAGAAACATCGAATTCATCGGATATCACGGCTCATCAACCTAGGAACTCAACGGGAACATCAAACGAAAGCAAAGTTAACAATGATTTGCCAATTGAAGTACATAGGGGATTTCAAGATTCGAACTCAACAAACGGACTAAATCCAGGGAGGACTGTACGTCAACAGTTTACAGCGGCATCTCAAGTTGAGTACCAACCAAAAGGTGATTTATCGTTGTCTAACTCGCATTCGCATAGTATGTCATCCGAAAACAATATCGGTGTCAAAGACATGCAAAGTGTGAAACTTGGTACAAAGGTTGAGACACCTAATTTACCTGTCAATAGCTTAACATATGTAAATAAGGAATCCCTAACAACCAGTCGGGATGATGGAATTCAAGATCAAATACATGAAACAAAAGATAATGAAACCAGAGATGCTCAGAGTGAAGGAAGAAATGGCAGCAGATACAGTTTGGAAAGTTCCGCGCCCCAAACCATGGAAGGGCGTGGACCACTGACGACAAAAGTCGTGAAAGATCTTGCTCCCAATAGAGGaaacagaaaagaacaaaaacaggCCTCTGTAAATCAAAAAGGGCGTGAACATTTTCctttcaaagcaaaagttgatTCTGGCGGAAACAATTTCTTACAGTTGAATCAACTGAGCGGGGACCCTGAGGCGTTGCAAGACTCCTTTGATTTCATTGATGATCCCTACATGAAGCAACAGCAGCTGTTGAATGAAGATGGAAAGGCGGCAAGTTACCTTGAACACAAAATAAACAACGCTGGTCAAGTTTTACCGGACGTCTTTCCAAGTTATAATGACACTATTTTAAAAGCGGATAGTGGAGAAGCGAACTACGTCGTAAACTCGCTCCAAGACGATTCAACCACAACAACTCAACTTGCAGAAACTTTGGCGGGAAACAATAAAATGATCAATACAGAAAACTTACAAAATTCACAAATATTATCTGCAGTTTTGaaggaagacaaaaaaataGCCACAATGGGAAACAAAAATGACATTCAACAACAGCAAAGTTCTAACTCAAGAGCTGCCCACGTTGCCAGGGCAAAAGCACCACATATGCAGATAAATTCTAGAACAAGCAGCCCATCCTATGACAACCAACTTGGAAATGCAGTGGTTAAAGAGATGGAGAATGATCTTCAAAGTGACATGATTCCAAATTCTTACTGGGGTAGTTCTACGTCTGATCTAAACAATGTAGAAGGTTTCAACGAAGCCTATGACGTGGACAACCTGGAGCCCTCTCGTATACTCGGAGTGCAGAACCAGAACGAAGGAGACGGTCAGACAGAACAACTGTATAATGAAGACGAAGCTGCAAATTTCTTTCCGCAATACGACACCACTCCAGTCCCAGGGACAGAGGTACAAGCACAAAAGAAACAGGAAATACGCCATAGAGAAAGGTACCTTGAGAAACGTAAGAGGATCAAGTCTttgaacaaaaatataaaatccTCAACTCGTTCAAATGCAGTTGTCTCTAAATTGAAACTTAAACGTATTAGAAAGGTAAAAAATCGTTTTCGTGTTAAAATAAGGCCTAAAATATTCCAAACTCAACCTGCCACCAGAGATTCTGAAATTACTCCAACTTCGGTGATATTTGGTTTGACGAACAAAGATATGAGGGAACTTGAGAAACATTTGGCCCACGAAGAGCATTCTTGGGACGGGAACCTTGAGCCTGGCATGAAGGCAGGAGAAGTTAAAAAGCGGAGTAAAAATTCGATGGAGAGgatcaagaataaaattacggCGCTGAAAAAGAACAACGTTTTCTCCAACAGAAGTCGACATCTTCGCATCGATGTGCAACAAAATCGAAGGAAGGGAAGACATTTTGAACCGTCACTCACTTTCTTTGGGATCCGTGAAAACAAAGGCCAAGCACGCCAGAAAAGAAATTCGACATCCTTGGAAGCAGTTAGTGGCGGGCTAAGTAATAGGTTGAACCAATTGGAAGTCCAGCATTTGATGCCTGAAACTCAGAGAAGTCTTCCTGAAGAGACTATAAAGGACTACTTTGGGCAACGATACGGAAACTTCCAAGGATTTAGGAAACCAGCATCTGAACTTTCATTCGATGAATACTCCACAGGTTCGAGAAGCTTTAAGGATTCTGTAAGAAGAATTAAAGGTAAAAGAGGTTtaaatgataaaaacaaaagaaacgagtTTGGCAAGGGAAGTATAAAACATGGCAACGTTGGGATAAAGAACAGGTCTCATATTGATGAGCTAAAGAGGTATACACCTGGGGGCCGTCAGTATTGGTCGGGTTCAAATATTATTCATTCCACAACGGCAAGAAAACCTGCAGGTAAAAGGGATTTGGACGAATTTCAAACCGAGTTCAACGATGGCACTTTTCGAAGTCCCGACTTTGAGAGGCAACTATCACAGGCGCTAATGCAAGAAAACAAACACGATCTGGCGTACGTTGGAGCAATAAACGATGTAGACGAACAGGGCTTCAAGACGATGATGGGTGATCCCAATAACCCAAGAGGGCACCCTAAGCTGATTTCGCCTAAGAATATTACAGGCTCATCAGCTGAAAACGACAGATTGACAAGGCTTTTAAAAAGTAGTGAAGATCTATCTATGAAAGAGAATCAAGAAAAACTCTTGTCGTTTTTCAGAAACTCTAATCGTTACATTAAAAATGATAATTCTCAGACACAACCTGCGAACATCGTTGGAAAGAATGATTGGGGAACATCAAACATCGAAGATAACGCAATCCGTGACTTGGCAACACGGCGCAAAGTTTTAGCTTCAAAGTATAAAGAGCTGGGAAATGCAGGCACGGATGGCCAAGGTCAACTGGCTTCCGTACTACTATCTGTGAACAGCGGTGATCAGCGAGATTTAAAAGAGTTGGAGAAGATGgatgaagacgatgaaaaaGAGGCACAAAGCCTCTTTACACCAATAGCAGGGACAGTGTag